TTTTCCTATTGCCTAATTCATACTATGTTGGCATGGGAAAAACGTTTGCTGTTTTAGGTAAAATGGGCGCTTAAAATCGATAGTAAGTTAGTGCTGGTATTGGATTTAACTGAGTGGATCAGCCGGCTGATTTAATTTCCTATTAAAAGAATGGTAGATAGACAATCATAATGAATAGTGGTTAAACACTGCAATTTACCTTGTTTACCGATATAATGTTTACAATACCAGAAAACTGGAGAATGAAGGGGAAATAAACAATTGGAAACAGTATTTGTATATAAAGATGAAGTATCACATAGATTTTGGCGGATTACTCGTTCAGGATTGTCCTATATTGTTATGTATGGCAAAGAAGGATCTGTAGGGATGGTAAAAACAAAAACATTCGAAACAGAAGAAGATTGTGACGACGAAGTGAAACGGCTTATTCAATTGAAATTGAAAAAAGGCTATCAACCAGCTTCTTCTGTTGGCCTAATGATTAAAGAAACGACCCTAACAGAAGAGTTATTTTGGGAGCTGCTTGAAAAAGCGCGTACAACAGGAGAAGATCCGGAAGACGGACTTGAATGGCTGGTCAATTATTTGTCTACAAAATCAATCAAGGATATTGTGAAGTTTGACTACCATTTTCATGAGTATTATATGAAGTCATATACATCCGATCTTTGGGCAGCTGCGTATATCATTATGGGGGGATGTTCAGACGACTGTTTTGATTATTTTAGAGCATGGCTTCTTTTTCAAGGAAAAAAAGTGTATGAATCGGCCATTGAAAATCCTGAATCCCTTATTCCTTATCTAAAGCGTTTAGGAGAACAAGGGGAAGTACCTCAATTAGAAGAGATTCTTTTTGCTGCGTGTGAGGCTTACGAAAAGAAAACTGGGAATGATGACGAAGATTACCTAGCAATCTATGAAAAATTAACAAAGGATCCATTTATACAGCTTGAGCTAGATTTGGATTGGGATGAGGACAATGAAGAAAGCCTGAAAGCAATGTTCCCAGGACTATGGGAATTGTATGGGGAAAGTCCCTTAGAATAGTTTCAAGGGGGAATTTACTTGGAATTTAGAACGATTGATCCAGTTCTTGATCGTGAGATGATTATCGCCTTTCGAAAGGATTCCTATGTGGTCAGCTTTGGTCATTCATCGGGTTTTGGTGATGAAGATGATTATGTTACTCGTATCAGCAAACGTGTCCTTCTTTTCCCAGAAGGACAGGTAATTGTTGAGGAAGGCGGACAATCAATTGGGCAATTAGAGCTTCAAATCGTAACGTATGAAGGAAGAGAAATTGGCTATGCAAACCTATTTTACTTAGCTGCTGACTATCGAGGGAAAGGACGGGGATCCGAACTGATTTCTTATGCTGAGGATTTTTTTCGTAAGCAAGGTGTAAAGGAATATCAGTTGAGGGTGTCACCTGATAATCATCGGGCTCTATCTCTTTACGAGCGTTCAGGCATGCATAAACTGCAGCTCGAAAGGCTTCAGAATTCTGTCTGGAGAATGAGAAAAGAGTT
The Peribacillus sp. FSL H8-0477 genome window above contains:
- a CDS encoding GNAT family N-acetyltransferase, with the protein product MEFRTIDPVLDREMIIAFRKDSYVVSFGHSSGFGDEDDYVTRISKRVLLFPEGQVIVEEGGQSIGQLELQIVTYEGREIGYANLFYLAADYRGKGRGSELISYAEDFFRKQGVKEYQLRVSPDNHRALSLYERSGMHKLQLERLQNSVWRMRKEL
- a CDS encoding DUF4240 domain-containing protein, whose amino-acid sequence is METVFVYKDEVSHRFWRITRSGLSYIVMYGKEGSVGMVKTKTFETEEDCDDEVKRLIQLKLKKGYQPASSVGLMIKETTLTEELFWELLEKARTTGEDPEDGLEWLVNYLSTKSIKDIVKFDYHFHEYYMKSYTSDLWAAAYIIMGGCSDDCFDYFRAWLLFQGKKVYESAIENPESLIPYLKRLGEQGEVPQLEEILFAACEAYEKKTGNDDEDYLAIYEKLTKDPFIQLELDLDWDEDNEESLKAMFPGLWELYGESPLE